The bacterium nucleotide sequence GCCAGAGACCAAGTGTTGATTCGCTCAGCAGCCCCGATCTTCTTGAGGAAATGCCAGTGCTGGCCGACGGCCAGCACCAGTGCGATCGTCCCGAGAGCGATAAGTGCCAGCCCGAGATGCCGGGGAGCCTGTGCTCTCATAGTGTAGTGGAAGCCCTCGGCTTGGCGAAGGTAGTCGAAAAACTTGAAGATGGTGAAACCGAACCCGATCAGAGAGATCGAGGTTCTGATCCAAGCCATCAGAGTCCTGTCGGCAGCGATGACGGTGCGTTGAAGCGCAAGATCAGTTCGTTCCTGAGCGAGATGGTCGGCATTAGCCTCATTATTTTCCGGTGTCTCACTCATTGCGCGTATCTCCTTTCGGCTTAACGAGTTGAATTATCGCTCAAAACCTGCATCACCTCGTCTGCAAAACGCCCGCTTCTAATCAGTTCTGCCATAATGCGCATGGGCTTTTCAGTGTGGCTGAAAAATGCTTTCAGTCCTTCGCATAAATAGTTGATGCCTGAATCGGAGATGCGGTTCTTCGGGCATTCGCCATAACAAGTAAACAGATACTTGCACTCGCGGCAGTATTCAGGCAGGGCATTGAACTTGGCCGAGCCGAACCACCTCTGCCTTTCACCAAGGACCAGTTGGTCGATAGGCGTCTCGGTGATATTGCCAAGCAAGTGCTCCGGCTCGACGAAATGATCGCACGAGTACACGTCGCCGTTGTGCTCCAGCACGACACTGTCACCGCAGGTTGGACGCAATACACACAGTGTCGAATATCCTCGAACCCAGGACGCAAGCACACCATCGAAGAAAATTACAAACATCTTTCCCACGTCTCTGCGCACCCACTCGTCGAATATCTCGATGAGAAACCGGCCGTATTGTGCTGGATGCACCGACCTGTCGGTGACGCGGTCTCCATCCTGGAATCCGGTATCATTGTCCCTTTCGACAATAGGAATAAACTGCAGATATGGCGCTTGAAGTTCGTCCCGAAAGAATTTGTAGACTTCCAGTGGATGCATGCTGTTCACTGCGTTGACTGTGCAGAGGATGTTGAATTGCACATCGTGTGTCCGCATAAGTTTTGCCGCCCGAATCACACGGTCATAAACAGAATTGCCCGAACGGTCTCTACGATAAGCATCATGAAGCTTCTTGGGACCATCAAGACTAAGACCCACCAGGAAGTTGTTCTCGCGCAGAAAAGAGCACCATTGCTCATCAATCAGAACTCCATTGGTCTGCATGGTATTTTCAACTTGCATCCCAGGCTTGAGATATCTTTTCTCCACCTCAATCGCACGCTTGAAGAAATCCAAGCCCATCATGGTCGGCTCACCACCCTGCCATGCAATGGTTACTGCAGGAGCGTTATGCGCCTCGATTGTCTGGCGGATGTAGGTCTCCATCACTTCATCCGTCATTCTCAGTGTGCTCCCTGGATAAAGCCCGGCTTTTTTGAGAAAGAAGCAGTAGTCGCAGCGGAGGTTGCAGTCCGCTCCGGTCGGCTTTGCCATTACGTGAAACGAGCTAAGTGTGTCTGGACGTTTCATTTGAACAACCCCAGTCTCTCAAACGCTGTTATGAGCACATCAACTGCGAGTGCTGTCTGAAATAGATACAATACAACACCGACAACAGCGAGAGTCACTGCGCCGCCAAGCGATTTTAGAATTTTGTCTGCAGTGAGCATAGCAACAAGGTTAAGAACCATAACCCCGATCAGGATTGCGATAATAATTCCGATACCCGCCCAATCGCGTGCTGTCATAGTGAAATACATAATTGCCGCAATTCCAGCAGGCGTGATGGAATGCGGCAGTGTGAGTGGAAAGACCGACAGGCTCAGCCCCGGTTCCTCTGGTGGTGCCGGCGGCTTTGTGGGTCGACGCAGTGTGTGAATACTTTCAAGTCCCCACAGAAACAGCACAAGCCCTCCAGTTATGGCAACTGCGTTCTGCGATATCCCCCAACTGGCAGTCAGACGATTTGCTATCAGGGCTAGAATGACAACTATAAGTGTCGACAGCCTGAATGTGCTGAATGCGATGGCACGACGAAGAGATGGATCAGCATTCGTGGTAAGGTTTGTGAACGGTACAATGAGCTTGATCGGACCAAGAGTTATAAAGAAGAAGATAAACACCTTACTCAGTTCCACATGCGATCCCCCGAGTTTTCATTCGTTACAAAGTGAGCGCCAACTCCAGCCATCCCGAGTTACCTTCAAATCTGTGCTGAGTGTCAAGCTCGGTTATAAACTTGCCGATTAGGGTTATTGTCGTATTTCCAGCTTGTGCGTCATATGTGATGAGCGGTCCTATCCCAAATGTTCTGCCTTTGAAACCTCCCAGTCTGGCTCCTGGTCCGCTGTCTGGCGTTGTCTGCCATAGTGCATAACCAGTCAGTCCAGCTCCAAGTTTATTAGGAAAACGTTTTAGCGCGGCATAGTCCACGTGCAGTTCCTGACCGCTTGTGTAATCCGTATCCGGGTTGCGAAACGGAATAGTGTAACCCGGGGCAAGGTCTATTTCAACGCCTGTCTTCGGATCAAGAAATGTGTACCAGTAATCGAACTCGATCGCCCAGCGGTTCAAGCCCGAATTGACCAGCCTTTCGACATTGTAGTTGCCGCTCGGCACATATACTACAAACTGAGCCAGTTTATGAGATCGCCCGTTATGCCATCCGAGCACTATCGGGGCAAGCACTATGTCGCCAAATCCAATCATGCTCTTATCGAAGTTTCTTACGGGTGGCGGTGATTCTATTGTGGCGGACAGACGGGCCTTAAGCACTGGAATTACGGCAGCAAACGCATAGTTCGACCCCAGAACTTTCGTCTTGGTGACATGGCTGAGCGCGGATAGGCTGAGTGGAGTTCTGAGTTTTGCGTTAGCCTGAATCCGCCCTTCCGCCACCATACGTGATACGTTTCCCGCGTAGTATGTGAAATACTGCTTCAGGTAGGTTCCCGGAGGCGGCAAAATGCCGGTCATGACGTCCTGGAAACCGGGAAGGTAGTTACTCGTGCCGCCTTCACTGGCATGCAAATTGGACTGATTAGTCAGACAGATAAAAAAGGCTAATGTAGTCAGCCACTTTGAACGCACTCCAGGAAGCATATCTCCCTCATTCCTCATGGCGGGCCGGACGACATCAAGCCGTCCGGCGGCCATGTACGACTGCTATTCTCTGGCAAGCATCGAACGTGCTTCGGCTTCTTCATCTACGTAGTGCTCGCCGCTGAGATTGATGGAAACCCGTTTGATCGTGCCGCCATGGAACTCGA carries:
- a CDS encoding DUF202 domain-containing protein, which translates into the protein MSETPENNEANADHLAQERTDLALQRTVIAADRTLMAWIRTSISLIGFGFTIFKFFDYLRQAEGFHYTMRAQAPRHLGLALIALGTIALVLAVGQHWHFLKKIGAAERINTWSLAVITALLLTLIGVFAFINVLLRTGPF
- a CDS encoding anaerobic sulfatase maturase, yielding MKRPDTLSSFHVMAKPTGADCNLRCDYCFFLKKAGLYPGSTLRMTDEVMETYIRQTIEAHNAPAVTIAWQGGEPTMMGLDFFKRAIEVEKRYLKPGMQVENTMQTNGVLIDEQWCSFLRENNFLVGLSLDGPKKLHDAYRRDRSGNSVYDRVIRAAKLMRTHDVQFNILCTVNAVNSMHPLEVYKFFRDELQAPYLQFIPIVERDNDTGFQDGDRVTDRSVHPAQYGRFLIEIFDEWVRRDVGKMFVIFFDGVLASWVRGYSTLCVLRPTCGDSVVLEHNGDVYSCDHFVEPEHLLGNITETPIDQLVLGERQRWFGSAKFNALPEYCRECKYLFTCYGECPKNRISDSGINYLCEGLKAFFSHTEKPMRIMAELIRSGRFADEVMQVLSDNSTR
- a CDS encoding MarC family protein, producing MELSKVFIFFFITLGPIKLIVPFTNLTTNADPSLRRAIAFSTFRLSTLIVVILALIANRLTASWGISQNAVAITGGLVLFLWGLESIHTLRRPTKPPAPPEEPGLSLSVFPLTLPHSITPAGIAAIMYFTMTARDWAGIGIIIAILIGVMVLNLVAMLTADKILKSLGGAVTLAVVGVVLYLFQTALAVDVLITAFERLGLFK
- a CDS encoding transporter; translation: MLPGVRSKWLTTLAFFICLTNQSNLHASEGGTSNYLPGFQDVMTGILPPPGTYLKQYFTYYAGNVSRMVAEGRIQANAKLRTPLSLSALSHVTKTKVLGSNYAFAAVIPVLKARLSATIESPPPVRNFDKSMIGFGDIVLAPIVLGWHNGRSHKLAQFVVYVPSGNYNVERLVNSGLNRWAIEFDYWYTFLDPKTGVEIDLAPGYTIPFRNPDTDYTSGQELHVDYAALKRFPNKLGAGLTGYALWQTTPDSGPGARLGGFKGRTFGIGPLITYDAQAGNTTITLIGKFITELDTQHRFEGNSGWLELALTL